In a single window of the Drosophila subpulchrella strain 33 F10 #4 breed RU33 chromosome X, RU_Dsub_v1.1 Primary Assembly, whole genome shotgun sequence genome:
- the LOC119558136 gene encoding uncharacterized protein LOC119558136, whose amino-acid sequence MSRSLSRVLGTFSPASGNGSPNRLTPLRGLLGTVVPVAGYSKRNGPPSDAGEPFKTVSRSRDHDDDDDLHSLESEPNWELTAARSNRFYLPNATGPAWQGDTTTVGLLTPLGQLVNFLKEANADKSRLEFACCQCPMLIRESLVELFPVRVVAQRDSAITMLVLSYEGDIEMGAAKFVLAARDISDRLLSLGYWADFLNPFSGRPYFLPRDGAKLYKQDHRFRGLNMRLSLQNHCTVIAAEENDRTHFSGTIYCTAPNHYDQLVELLVPPQRKLAQ is encoded by the exons ATGTCGCGCTCTTTGAGTCGCGTACTGGGCACCTTCAGCCCCGCCTCGGGAAATGGTTCACCCAACAGACTGACGCCTCTGCGCGGACTCCTCGGCACTGTGGTCCCAGTGGCCGGGTACTCGAAGCGGAATGGACCTCCCTCGGATGCCGGCGAACCCTTCAAGACGGTCTCCAGGTCGCGGGAccacgacgacgacgatgatCTCCACAGCCTGGAGAGCGAACCCAACTGGGAACTGACCGCGGCCCGGAGCAACCGCTTCTACCTGCCCAATGCCACAGGACCCGCCTGGCAGGGTGACACCACCACCGTTGGCCTGCTCACCCCGCTCGGCCAGCTGGTCAACTTCCTCAAGGAGGCCAATGCGGACAAGTCGCGTCTGGAGTTCGCCTGCTGCCAGTGCCCCATGCTCATCCGGGAGTCGCTGGTGGAGCTATTCCCTGTGCGCGTCGTGGCGCAGCGGGATTCGGCCATCACCATGCTAGTCCTCAGCTACGAGGGCGACATCGAAATGGGCGCCGCCAAG TTTGTGCTGGCTGCCCGGGACATAAGCGATCGCCTGCTGTCGCTGGGCTACTGGGCGGACTTCCTGAACCCCTTCAGCGGACGACCCTACTTCCTGCCGCGGGACGGGGCCAAGCTGTACAAGCAGGATCACCGCTTTCGGGGCCTCAACATGCGGCTGTCGCTGCAGAACCACTGCACAGTAATCGCTGCCGAGGAGAACGATCGCACCCACTTCTCGGGCACCATCTACTGCACGGCGCCGAATCACTACGACCAGCTGGTGGAGTTGCTGGTGCCGCCGCAACGCAAGTTGGCCCAATGA
- the LOC119558115 gene encoding dihydropyrimidine dehydrogenase [NADP(+)] produces MSPPQLLSKDSPDIEDLLSLNPRVKTQCSVVPTKQTKENKRHWKRNSDHAAPPCTTLANDFSDIKHTTLSERGALEEAARCLKCADAPCQKSCPTQLDIKSFITSIANKNFYGAAKAIFSDNPLGLTCGMVCPTSDLCVGGCNLQASEAGGINIGGLQQFATEVFKKMGVRQRRSPQAEANPLLEKIALVGGGPASLSCATFLARLGYRNVTIYERRSYLGGLSAAEIPQYRLPIDAVNFEIDLVKNLGVRIETGRSLSTKDLTIQGLLADGHDAIFVGIGLPEPKLNPIFAGLEPSNGFYTSKNFLPLVSDGSKPGLCACKAAAGLPKLHGNVIVLGAGDTAFDCATSALRCGARRVFVVFRKGSSGIRAVPEEVELARNERCELLPYLSPRKVIVKEGLITGMEFCRTEQNDKDEWVEDEEQTQRLKANFVISAFGSGLEDQDVREALAPLQFRGELPVVDRITMQSSQKQVFLGGDLAGVANTTVESVNDGKVAAWSIHCQLQGLPLDTPAALPLFYTDIDAVDISVEMCGLRFENPFGLASAPPTTSTAMIRRAFEQGWGFVVTKTFGLDKDLVTNVSPRIVRGTTSGYKYGPQQGCFLNIELISEKRAEYWLRSIGELKRDFPEKIVIASIMCSFNEEDWTELAIKAEQSGADALELNLSCPHGMGERGMGLACGQDPELVEQISRWVRRAVKLPFFIKLTPNITDIASIAEAAQRGGADGGSAINTVQGLMGLKADSTAWPAIGKEQRTTYGGVSGNATRPMALKAISDIARRVPGFPILGIGGIDSGEVALQFIQAGATVLQICSSVQNQDFTVIEDYCTALKALLYLKANPPPVDGPFWDGQSPPTPVHQKGKPVVRLTGEGNATLGFFGPYQRQRDLKLADLRRQQGALWDAEQVKSTPPAEDGAPKPAPRIKDVIGAALDKIGSYNQLDNKQQKVALIDDDMCINCGKCYMTCADSGYQAIEFDKDTHIPHVNNDCTGCTLCVSVCPIIDCITMVPKKIPHVIKRGVEEKTFYTHALSQCQ; encoded by the exons ATGAGTCCGCCCCAACTGCTGAGCAAGGACTCCCCCGACATTGAG GACCTGCTGTCGCTGAACCCGCGCGTGAAGACGCAGTGCTCGGTGGTGCCCACCAAGCAGACGAAGGAGAACAAGCGGCACTGGAAGCGGAACAGCGACCATGCCGCTCCGCCGTGCACCACGCTGGCCAACGACTTCTCGGACATCAAGCACACCACGCTGTCGGAGCGCGGCGCCCTGGAGGAGGCGGCCCGTTGCCTGAAGTGCGCCGATGCCCCATGCCAAAAGTCCTGCCCCACGCAGCTGGACATCAAGAGCTTCATCACGAGCATTGCCAACAAGAATTTCTACGGCGCTGCCAAGGCGATCTTCTCGGACAATCCGCTGGGCCTGACCTGCGGCATGGTCTGCCCCACCAGCGATCTCTGCGTGGGCGGTTGCAATCTGCAGGCCTCCGAGGCGGGCGGCATCAACATTGGCGGCCTGCAGCAGTTCGCCACCGAGGTGTTCAAGAAGATGGGCGTGCGCCAGAGGCGCTCGCCGCAGGCGGAGGCCAATCCGCTGCTGGAGAAGATCGCCCTGGTGGGCGGCGGACCGGCCTCGTTGTCCTGCGCCACCTTCCTGGCCCGCCTGGGCTACCGCAATGTGACCATCTACGAGCGGAGGAGCTACCTGGGTGGCCTGAGTGCCGCCGAGATCCCCCAGTATCGGCTGCCCATCGATGCGGTCAACTTTGAGATCGATCTGGTCAAGAATCTGGGCGTGCGCATTGAAACTGGTCGCTCGCTGAGCACCAAGGATCTGACCATCCAAGGACTACTCGCCGACGGCCATGATGCGATCTTCGTGGGCATTGGCCTGCCGGAGCCCAAGTTGAATCCCATTTTCGCCGGTTTGGAGCCCAGCAATGGCTTCTACACGTCCAAGAACTTCCTGCCCCTGGTGTCCGATGGCTCCAAGCCGGGTCTGTGTGCCTGCAAGGCGGCCGCCGGTCTGCCCAAGCTCCATGGCAATGTCATCGTTTTGGGCGCCGGAGACACAGCCTTCGATTGTGCCACCTCCGCCCTGAGATGCGGTGCCCGTCGCGTCTTCGTCGTCTTCCGCAAGGGATCCTCGGGTATCCGTGCGGTGCCCGAGGAGGTGGAGCTGGCCAGGAATGAGCGATGTGAGCTGCTGCCCTACTTGAGTCCCCGCAAGGTGATCGTCAAGGAGGGCCTAATCACTGGCATGGAGTTCTGTCGCACCGAGCAGAATGACAAGGACGAGTGGGTGGAGGATGAGGAGCAGACGCAGAGGCTGAAGGCCAACTTTGTGATCTCAGCCTTTGGATCCGGTTTGGAGGACCAAGATGTCCGGGAGGCCCTTGCTCCCCTGCAATTCCGTGGTGAATTGCCCGTGGTGGACAGGATAACCATGCAGAGCAGCCAGAAGCAGGTGTTCCTGGGCGGAGATCTGGCCGGAGTGGCCAACACCACGGTGGAGTCGGTCAACGATGGCAAGGTGGCCGCCTGGAGCATTCACTGCCAGCTGCAGGGCCTTCCGCTGGACACCCCAGCCGCCCTGCCGCTCTTCTACACGGACATCGATGCCGTGGACATATCGGTGGAGATGTGCGGCCTCCGGTTCGAGAATCCCTTCGGCCTGGCCTCCGCTCCGCCCACCACCAGCACGGCCATGATCCGGCGCGCCTTCGAGCAGGGCTGGGGCTTCGTGGTCACCAAGACCTTTGGCCTGGACAAGGATCTGGTCACCAATGTGTCGCCGCGCATCGTCCGGGGCACCACCTCGGGCTACAAGTACGGGCCGCAGCAGGGCTGCTTCCTCAACATCGAGCTCATCTCGGAGAAGCGGGCCGAGTACTGGCTGCGCTCcattggcgagctcaagcgTGACTTTCCCGAGAAGATCGTGATAGCCAGCATCATGTGCAGCTTCAACGAGGAGGACTGGACTGAGCTGGCCATCAAGGCGGAGCAATCCGGTGCCGATGCCCTCGAGTTGAACCTCTCCTGTCCCCATGGCATGGGTGAGCGCGGAATGGGTCTGGCCTGTGGCCAGGATCCGGAGCTGGTGGAGCAGATCTCGCGCTGGGTGCGACGGGCGGTCAAGCTGCCCTTCTTCATCAAGCTGACGCCCAACATTACGGACATCGCCTCCATTGCCGAGGCGGCGCAGCGGGGCGGTGCCGATGGTGGATCGGCCATCAATACGGTCCAAGGACTGATGGGCCTGAAGGCGGATAGCACCGCATGGCCGGCGATTGGCAAGGAGCAGCGCACCACCTATGGCGGCGTCTCCGGCAACGCCACTCGTCCCATGGCCCTGAAGGCCATCTCCGACATTGCCAGACGTGTGCCCGGATTTCCCATCCTCGGCATCGGCGGCATCGACTCCGGTGAGGTGGCCCTGCAGTTCATCCAGGCGGGCGCCACTGTCCTGCAGATCTGCTCCTCCGTCCAGAACCAGGACTTCACCGTCATCGAGGACTACTGCACGGCACTGAAGGCCCTGCTCTACCTCAAGGCCAATCCGCCGCCAGTCGACGGACCCTTCTGGGACGGTCAATCGCCACCGACTCCTGTTCACCAGAAGGGCAAGCCGGTGGTCCGTCTCACGGGCGAGGGCAATGCCACGCTGGGATTCTTTGGTCCCTACCAGCGGCAGCGGGACCTCAAGCTGGCCGATCTGCGCCGGCAGCAGGGAGCCCTCTGGGATGCCGAGCAGGTGAAGAGCACTCCGCCGGCGGAGGATGGAGCCCCCAAGCCGGCGCCCAGGATCAAGGACGTCATCGGCGCCGCACTGGACAAGATTGGGTCGTACAACCAGCTGGACAACAAGCAACAGAAGGTGGCGCTGATCGACGAT GACATGTGCATCAACTGCGGCAAGTGCTATATGACGTGCGCCGACTCCGGCTACCAGGCCATCGAGTTCGACAAGGACACCCACATTCCGCACGTGAACAACGATTGCACGGGCTGCACACTCTGCGTATCCGTGTGTCCCATCATCGACTGCATCAC CATGGTGCCCAAGAAGATCCCGCACGTGATCAAGAGAGGAGTCGAGGAGAAGACCTTCTACACCCATGCCCTTAGCCAGTGCCAGTAA
- the LOC119558135 gene encoding neuferricin homolog, whose translation MFGLLRHLFKLQFLFVVAAVLAGVYRTEIRQFLRRHTDDYLDTAGRDAGVPVAFQTTGDEVGTLFTPAELAQFNGDEGRPLYLALLGSVFDVSRGIKHYGSGCSYNFFVGRDASVSFISGDFESYDPETSDDVLTLKPDDLIGLAGWRDFYQKDYVYKGRLVGRFYDATGAPTTYHHKFLELLQQARDAKRQVEELRARYPGCNIEWSEERGTRVWCTNTSGDGKERSWIGHPRKLYSRGNKRFQCACVPDSELDEIDAAGRTVHGDAMLKPYDNCEPRAQECFYRV comes from the coding sequence ATGTTTGGATTGCTGCGACACCTGTTCAAATTGCAGTTTCTCTTCGTAGTGGCCGCCGTCTTGGCTGGAGTTTACCGCACAGAGATCAGGCAGTTCCTGCGGCGGCACACGGACGACTACCTGGACACGGCTGGCCGAGATGCAGGCGTTCCGGTGGCCTTCCAGACCACCGGTGACGAAGTTGGCACGCTCTTCACGCCGGCTGAGTTGGCGCAGTTCAATGGCGATGAGGGTCGTCCCCTGTACCTTGCCCTCCTGGGCTCCGTCTTCGATGTGAGCCGCGGCATCAAGCATTACGGATCCGGCTGCAGCTACAACTTCTTTGTGGGCCGCGACGCCTCTGTGTCCTTCATTTCCGGCGACTTCGAGTCCTACGATCCGGAAACGTCCGACGATGTGCTGACCCTGAAGCCAGACGATTTGATTGGACTTGCCGGTTGGCGGGACTTCTATCAGAAAGACTACGTCTACAAGGGCCGGCTGGTGGGGCGCTTCTACGATGCAACTGGTGCCCCCACCACCTATCATCACAAGTTCCTGGAGCTGCTGCAGCAGGCGCGGGACGCCAAGCGGCAGGTGGAGGAGCTGCGCGCCCGGTATCCCGGCTGCAACATCGAGTGGAGCGAGGAGCGGGGCACCCGCGTCTGGTGCACCAACACCAGCGGCGATGGCAAGGAGCGCTCCTGGATCGGTCATCCGCGCAAGCTTTACAGCCGCGGCAACAAGAGATTCCAGTGCGCCTGCGTGCCCGATTCGGAGTTGGACGAGATCGATGCGGCCGGCAGGACAGTCCACGGAGATGCCATGCTAAAGCCGTACGACAATTGCGAGCCCCGGGCGCAGGAGTGCTTCTATAGGGTGTAG
- the LOC119558140 gene encoding COMM domain-containing protein 3: MATSPEKSPALDADPEPSGLLSATVVAGLRNLGGIISPPLTKLLIANSLKLTLHPDATIAPVPELYASNAACAKQSEYAVVTLYALATKHGWDGLQLRQQLEQLALDAGTVDELSRVFEDSRKELILRQLQLGHSFPHITDIQWRIVCDVKSSTSDCSTGVANFHINLGNFRPSSGERETIVEFICNAEELQSLINRLKEIERHCHQMAVA; this comes from the exons ATGGCTACGTCGCCGGAAAAGTCCCCCGCCCTGGATGCGGACCCTGAGCCCAGCGGCCTGCTCTCCGCCACCGTGGTGGCCGGCCTCAGGAACCTGGGAGGCATCATCTCGCCTCCGCTGACCAAGCTGCTCATTGCGAACTCTTTGAAACTGACCCTACATCCGGATGCCA CCATTGCTCCCGTTCCCGAGCTCTATGCCAGCAATGCCGCCTGCGCCAAACAGAGCGAGTACGCGGTGGTCACCCTCTACGCCCTGGCCACCAAGCACGGCTGGGACGGACTCCAGCTCCGCCAGCAGCTGGAGCAACTGGCCCTGGACGCCGGCACCGTCGACGAACTGAGTCGCGTGTTCGAGGATAGCCGCAAGGAGCTAATCCTTCGCCAGCTGCAGCTGGGCCACAGCTTCCCGCACATCACCGACATCCAGTGGCGCATTGTGTGCGACGTCAAGTCCTCCACCTCTGACTGCAGCACGGGCGTGGCCAACTTCCACATCAATCTGGGTAACTTCCGGCCGAGCAGCGGCGAGCGGGAGACCATCGTGGAGTTCATCTGCAACGCCGAGGAGCTGCAGTCGCTGATCAACCGCCTTAAGGAGATCGAGCGGCACTGCCACCAAATGGCCGTGGCCTAA
- the LOC119558138 gene encoding uncharacterized protein LOC119558138 → MRTAAVIILTLFVASGWAQPLELPGQLPAQLDAEVHSVVDEMTEIGKSTGLALIQQYDEIVREPQQELEAALDQVESRRQESPECVAAEDEQIARIVDAAHEELHSCGIVAAQTSAEIATDVSAATQQLVYGGYNVASTYNKCQSYKNSVLKKSCMTKFYVQATLYLVSARSSVKTIKKSTSERIPAVFVDGNACTHSASSQAVLGLQEVSSHIDACVSRRR, encoded by the coding sequence ATGAGGACCGCCGCCGTCATTATCCTGACCCTTTTCGTGGCCAGCGGATGGGCCCAGCCGCTGGAGCTTCCCGGCCAGCTTCCCGCCCAGCTGGACGCCGAGGTGCACAGCGTGGTGGACGAGATGACCGAGATTGGCAAGTCCACCGGCTTGGCCCTGATCCAGCAGTACGATGAGATCGTCCGGGAGCCGCAGCAGGAGCTGGAGGCTGCCCTCGACCAGGTGGAGTCGCGTCGCCAGGAGAGTCCCGAGTGCGTTGCCGCCGAGGATGAGCAGATCGCCCGCATTGTGGATGCCGCCCATGAGGAGTTGCACTCCTGCGGCATTGTTGCCGCCCAGACATCCGCCGAAATCGCCACCGATGTGAGCGCCGCCACCCAGCAGTTGGTCTATGGGGGCTACAACGTGGCCAGCACCTACAACAAGTGCCAGAGCTACAAGAACTCCGTCCTCAAGAAGAGCTGCATGACCAAGTTCTACGTCCAGGCCACCCTCTATCTGGTCAGTGCCCGCTCCTCCGTCAAGACCATCAAGAAGTCCACCAGCGAGCGCATCCCCGCCGTCTTCGTCGACGGCAACGCCTGCACCCACTCCGCATCCTCGCAGGCGGTGCTCGGCCTCCAGGAGGTCAGCAGCCACATCGACGCCTGTGTCTCCCGACGCCGCTAG